A part of Ziziphus jujuba cultivar Dongzao chromosome 8, ASM3175591v1 genomic DNA contains:
- the LOC107412871 gene encoding LOW QUALITY PROTEIN: pentatricopeptide repeat-containing protein At4g35850, mitochondrial (The sequence of the model RefSeq protein was modified relative to this genomic sequence to represent the inferred CDS: substituted 2 bases at 2 genomic stop codons): MGRQYSSAASREEYARRNYTSNVSEYNTVIGSLTAQRRHFLLRDVYDDMMLDGVQPTRDTFHSLIVGTMKSSCLQDAFYFSDQLKSMGSVPDVTLYNILVSLCGKCKYSDQAIRILDEMKKYEVKPMVQTYVCLLNACAAAAGRIDRAYAIICDMTAAGLGLNKFCYTGLIAALKNKSPVPEDFATKIIKFIEWSKEWTSVEASSASAENLMMGVIXEELYNLPTAEYVHRRGGFLNRQLTVYHVAFHACADLGNVEVLLSLFIXSLFIMSVDGNSKDEKYPDIFIVMQIMRCYLRARDIDNALKTFEDHMNAKKPAAPELYVTLIEGAMIGHTTKGMQLAQDTLVKMIERDFFLSPKMGSDLLLIASGKKTGGYTTANYIWDLMQARKITPSLPAVEAYYNGLKGREILEDDPWLLQVSRTYDSLRTRFGTGPGRPY; the protein is encoded by the exons ATGGGACGGCAATACTCCAGTGCGGCTTCAAGAGAGGAATACGCAAGGAGGAACTACACAAGCAATGTCTCTGAGTATAACACTGTTATCGGTTCTCTCACCGCGCAAAGAAG gcatttcttgctgagagatgtgtatgatgatatgatgctggatggagtacagccaactagggatacattTCATTCTCTCATCGTTGGAACCATGAAAAGCTCTTGCTTGCAGGATGCTTTCTACTTTTCTGACCAACTGAAATCCATGGGTTCGGTCCctgat GTTACTTTATACAACATTTTAGTTTCATTGTGTGGGAAATGCAAGTACTCTGACCAGGCAATTCGG ATTTTGGATGAGATGAAGAAATATGAAGTGAAGCCGATGGTGCAAACCTATGTGTGTCTACTCAATGCATGTGCTGCTGCTGCTGGCCGTATAGATCGAGC ATATGCGATCATTTGTGATATGACTGCAGCTGGTCTTGGGTTGAACAAGTTCTGCTATACAGGGCTTATTGCTGCACTTAAGAATAAATCGCCTGTTCCAGAAGATTTTGCCACTAAA ATCATTAAGTTCATTGAGTGGTCAAAAGAGTGGACGTCAGTTGAAGCATCCAGTGCCTCAGCTGAAAATCTGATGATGGGTGTCATTTAGGAGGAATTATATAATCTTCCCACTGCTGAATATGTTCATAGGCGTGGTGGATTTTTGAATAGGCAACTAACTGTATATCATGTTGCATTTCACGCTTGTGCAGACCTGGGAAATGTAGAGGTACTTCTTT CTTTGTTTATTTAATCTCTGTTTATTATGTCAGTTGATGGAAACTCAAAGGATGAGAAATATCCAGATATCTTCATTGTAATGCAAATTATGAG GTGCTATCTACGTGCAAGGGACATTGATAATGCTCTTAAAACTTTCGAAGACCACATGAATGCAAAAAAGCCTGCAGCGCCAGAACTATATGTA ACACTTATAGAGGGAGCCATGATTGGGCATACCACCAAGGGAATGCAACTTGCACAAGATACACTG GTAAAAATGATTGAGAGGGACTTTTTCTTGAGCCCAAAAATGGGGAGTGACCTTCTCCTTATAGCTTCTGGCAAAAAG ACTGGTGGATATACTACTGCTAACTATATTTGGGACTTGATGCAAGCTCGGAAGATTACTCCTTCACTTCCTGCTGTGGAAGcatattacaatggcttaaaa GGACGCGAGATTCTAGAAGATGATCCATGGCTCCTACAAGTTTCACGGACTTATGACAGCCTTCGCACCAGATTTGGAACAGGACCTGGCCGACCCTATTAG
- the LOC107412877 gene encoding receptor-like protein 7 isoform X1, with protein sequence MGCSSSIWFCCPLYFLFHSSISMSFPSPSPPSSNSSWCHPDESTALLHFKNSFSFGTIPENFYCDNEVQVSIRKTWQNGTDCCTWSGVKCDKVTHKVISLDLHCSWLQGIIYSNSSLFFLTHLRNLDLSYNNLNGSQLLAQFGKLTSLEHLNLSFSMFEGQLPQEFSYLSKLLTLDLSLNFGLVIATSSLQRIAMNLTNLKELVLCYTDMRYAKPYSLMNLSSSLTSLGLSSSGLQGEFPENIFRLPNLLVLDLNGNKNLTGSFPMSNWSSPLRYLRLSYTSFLIDISHLSRNLKSLNELYLRNCKFIGSYPNLVFNLSKTITSLDLSYNNFSGEIPWLSFDLERLSYLKLGANNLIGQLPETYINHSSRISFLYDASHHQILGPVPLNLAYLDLSYNLLNGTIPSWLFSLPSLKHLMLDNNQFTGSIKEFEYNSLVHLDLGNNTLHGPVPSSIFQQVNLEYLRLTRNKLSGVIGLDQFSKLKNVYHLGLSYNDLSLNSNNFINYTLPYDLDVLALSSCNISEFPYALRVSERLRYLDLSYNRIQGNIPKWLWNVGKEKLFYLNLSHNLLTDVGKLPWKGLKLLDLRFNLIQGRLPIPPPSTNIFFISNNQLTGEIPYSICSLTSLRFLDLSYNNLNGSIPLCVGNFSDILSVMNLRMNMLDGMIPTTFAKGNNTLRNINLSGNRLEGPVPRSLLNCRNLEILDLGNNMINDTFPQWLESLPMLQVLVLRCNKFHGSIDTLSVIRFPFPKLRIMDLSNNQLNGVLPRQYFETFSAMLDGHVDKLRYMGQNFYAGRYYQDSVSVTIKGFDVELENIQNIFTAIDFSRNNFKGKIPKSIGNLKGLKGLNFSHNKISGHIPRSLRNLTNLEWLDLSCNKLSGKIPGQLTEMTSLEVLNLSQNQLAGAIPRGNQFGTFDNASYIGNPGLCGFPLSKTCENDRAQQPPPSKGDHLEAANGFDWKFAILLGYGCGLVIGISVGYMLFSDKRLACFIRKVGGERWIELLKARKKKKKKAHFNTRRRNR encoded by the coding sequence atggggtgtTCATCTTCAATTTGGTTTTGTTGTCCCCTTTATTTTCTCTTCCACTCATCAATATCTATGTCttttccttctccttctcctcctTCTTCTAATTCTTCATGGTGTCATCCTGATGAGAGCACTGCTTTGCTCCATTTTAAAAACTCATTTTCCTTTGGTACCATCCCTGAAAACTTTTATTGTGATAACGAAGTCCAAGTAAGCATCAGAAAGACTTGGCAGAATGGTACGGATTGTTGCACATGGAGTGGAGTCAAATGCGATAAAGTGACTCATAAGGTGATCAGTCTTGACCTCCATTGTAGCTGGCTTCAAGGTATTATTTACTCCAACAGTAGTCTTTTCTTCCTTACTCATCTTCGCAATCTAGACCTTTCTTACAATAATCTCAATGGCTCCCAACTTTTAGCTCAGTTTGGTAAGCTTACAAGTTTGGAACATCTAAACCTATCTTTCTCCATGTTTGAAGGCCAACTCCCTCAAGAATTCTCCTACTTATCAAAATTGCTTACACTTGATCTCTCTTTAAATTTTGGCTTAGTGATAGCAACCTCGAGCCTGCAAAGAATCGCTATGAACCTAACCAATCTCAAGGAACTTGTTTTGTGTTACACTGATATGCGTTATGCAAAACCTTATTCCTTGATGAATTTGTCATCTTCTTTGACATCTCTTGGTCTTAGCTCTTCAGGCCTGCAAGGAGAATTCCCAGAAAACATTTTTCGCCTACCAAATCTCCTAGTTCTTGACTTGAATGGGAACAAAAATCTCACAGGGTCATTTCCAATGTCTAATTGGAGTAGTCCACTAAGATATTTGAGACTTTCTTATACAAGTTTCTTAATAGATATATCTCATCTAAGTCGAAATTTGAAGTCTTTGAATGAATTGTATCTCCGTAACTGCAAATTCATTGGATCATATCCTAATTTGGTTTTTAACCTTTCGAAAACCATCACTTCCTTGGACCTCTCCTATAACAATTTCAGTGGTGAAATCCCATGGCTCTCTTTTGATTTAGAGCGCCTTTCTTATTTAAAACTTGGAGCCAATAATTTAATAGGCCAGCTTCCAGAAACTTATATTAACCATTCAAGCcgaatttcatttttatatgatGCTTCACATCATCAAATTCTAGGTCCTGTTCCCTTGAATTTAGCATATCTCGACTTATCTTATAACTTGTTGAATGGGACAATTCCTTCATGGTTATTTTCCTTACCATCTCTGAAGCACTTGATGCTGGATAATAATCAGTTCACAGGGTCCATTAAAGAATTCGAATATAATTCTTTGGTTCATCTTGATTTAGGCAACAATACACTCCATGGCCCTGTTCCATCATCAATCTTTCAGCAAGTGAATCTTGAATATCTGCGACTTACAAGAAATAAGTTAAGTGGTGTGATTGGATTAGACCAGTTTTCAAAGTTGAAGAATGTTTATCATCTTGGTCTTTCCTACAATGATCTTTCACTGAATTCTAACAACTTCATCAATTATACTTTGCCCTATGACCTTGATGTGTTGGCGTTGTCTTCATGCAACATAAGCGAGTTTCCATACGCTTTAAGAGTGTCAGAACGTTTACGTTACTTAGACCTTTCCTACAACAGAATTCAAGGCAATATTCCCAAATGGCTATGGAATGTGGGCAAggagaaattattttatttgaatcttTCTCACAACCTTTTGACAGATGTAGGAAAACTTCCATGGAAGGGCCTAAAATTGCTTGATCTTCGCTTCAATTTGATTCAAGGTCGTCTTCCAATTCCACCACCTTCAACCAATATCTTTTTCATTTCAAACAATCAACTGACAGGGGAGATACCTTATTCAATTTGCAGCCTAACTTCTCTTCGATTCCTCGATTTGTCCTACAATAATTTGAATGGAAGCATTCCTTTGTGTGTTGGGAATTTCAGTGACATCCTCTCGGTGATGAATCTACGGATGAATATGCTTGACGGCATGATCCCAACAACATTTGCAAAAGGCAATAACACCTTGAGGAACATCAACCTAAGTGGAAACCGATTGGAAGGACCAGTGCCACGAAGCTTGCTCAATTGTAGAAACTTGGAAATTCTAGACTTGGGCAACAACATGATAAATGACACTTTCCCACAGTGGTTGGAATCTCTTCCAATGCTACAGGTTCTTGTATTGAGGTGTAATAAGTTTCACGGTTCCATTGATACCCTTAGTGTTATAAGATTTCCATTTCCAAAGTTGAGAATCATGGACCTGTCCAACAATCAACTCAATGGTGTTTTGCCAAGACAATATTTTGAGACTTTCTCAGCTATGTTGGATGGACATGTGGATAAACTGAGATACATGGGGCAAAACTTTTATGCAGGTCGCTATTATCAAGATTCTGTTTCAGTGACAATCAAAGGCTTTGATGTGGAATTGGAAAACATCCAAAACATCTTCACAGCCATTGATTTTTCAAGAAACAATTTCAAAGGGAAGATTCCGAAATCTATAGGAAATCTCAAAGGTCTCAAAGGGCTGAATTTCTCTCACAACAAAATAAGTGGTCACATTCCACGGTCATTGAGAAATTTGACAAATCTGGAATGGCTAGATCTCTCCTGCAATAAGCTTTCTGGTAAGATTCCGGGGCAACTAACAGAAATGACGTCGCTAGAAGTCTTGAATCTTTCACAAAACCAACTTGCGGGAGCCATACCTCGAGGCAATCAATTTGGCACTTTCGACAATGCTTCCTATATTGGAAATCCAGGATTATGTGGATTTCCATTGTCTAAAACATGTGAAAATGACAGAGCACAACAACCACCTCCATCAAAAGGTGATCATTTGGAGGCTGCAAATGGATTTGATTGGAAGTTTGCAATATTGTTGGGATATGGATGTGGATTAGTGATTGGAATATCAGTGGGGTATATGTTGTTTTCGGACAAAAGACTAGCTTGTTTCATTAGAAAAGTTGGAGGAGAGCGATGGATTGAATTGCTAAAAGcacgaaagaagaagaagaagaaggctcACTTCAACACCAGAAGAAGAAATCGCTAG
- the LOC107412877 gene encoding receptor like protein 22-like isoform X2, protein MGCSSSIWFCCPLYFLFHSSISMSFPSPSPPSSNSSWCHPDESTALLHFKNSFSFGTIPENFYCDNEVQVSIRKTWQNGTDCCTWSGVKCDKVTHKVISLDLHCSWLQGNNTLHGPVPSSIFQQVNLEYLRLTRNKLSGVIGLDQFSKLKNVYHLGLSYNDLSLNSNNFINYTLPYDLDVLALSSCNISEFPYALRVSERLRYLDLSYNRIQGNIPKWLWNVGKEKLFYLNLSHNLLTDVGKLPWKGLKLLDLRFNLIQGRLPIPPPSTNIFFISNNQLTGEIPYSICSLTSLRFLDLSYNNLNGSIPLCVGNFSDILSVMNLRMNMLDGMIPTTFAKGNNTLRNINLSGNRLEGPVPRSLLNCRNLEILDLGNNMINDTFPQWLESLPMLQVLVLRCNKFHGSIDTLSVIRFPFPKLRIMDLSNNQLNGVLPRQYFETFSAMLDGHVDKLRYMGQNFYAGRYYQDSVSVTIKGFDVELENIQNIFTAIDFSRNNFKGKIPKSIGNLKGLKGLNFSHNKISGHIPRSLRNLTNLEWLDLSCNKLSGKIPGQLTEMTSLEVLNLSQNQLAGAIPRGNQFGTFDNASYIGNPGLCGFPLSKTCENDRAQQPPPSKGDHLEAANGFDWKFAILLGYGCGLVIGISVGYMLFSDKRLACFIRKVGGERWIELLKARKKKKKKAHFNTRRRNR, encoded by the exons atggggtgtTCATCTTCAATTTGGTTTTGTTGTCCCCTTTATTTTCTCTTCCACTCATCAATATCTATGTCttttccttctccttctcctcctTCTTCTAATTCTTCATGGTGTCATCCTGATGAGAGCACTGCTTTGCTCCATTTTAAAAACTCATTTTCCTTTGGTACCATCCCTGAAAACTTTTATTGTGATAACGAAGTCCAAGTAAGCATCAGAAAGACTTGGCAGAATGGTACGGATTGTTGCACATGGAGTGGAGTCAAATGCGATAAAGTGACTCATAAGGTGATCAGTCTTGACCTCCATTGTAGCTGGCTTCAAG GCAACAATACACTCCATGGCCCTGTTCCATCATCAATCTTTCAGCAAGTGAATCTTGAATATCTGCGACTTACAAGAAATAAGTTAAGTGGTGTGATTGGATTAGACCAGTTTTCAAAGTTGAAGAATGTTTATCATCTTGGTCTTTCCTACAATGATCTTTCACTGAATTCTAACAACTTCATCAATTATACTTTGCCCTATGACCTTGATGTGTTGGCGTTGTCTTCATGCAACATAAGCGAGTTTCCATACGCTTTAAGAGTGTCAGAACGTTTACGTTACTTAGACCTTTCCTACAACAGAATTCAAGGCAATATTCCCAAATGGCTATGGAATGTGGGCAAggagaaattattttatttgaatcttTCTCACAACCTTTTGACAGATGTAGGAAAACTTCCATGGAAGGGCCTAAAATTGCTTGATCTTCGCTTCAATTTGATTCAAGGTCGTCTTCCAATTCCACCACCTTCAACCAATATCTTTTTCATTTCAAACAATCAACTGACAGGGGAGATACCTTATTCAATTTGCAGCCTAACTTCTCTTCGATTCCTCGATTTGTCCTACAATAATTTGAATGGAAGCATTCCTTTGTGTGTTGGGAATTTCAGTGACATCCTCTCGGTGATGAATCTACGGATGAATATGCTTGACGGCATGATCCCAACAACATTTGCAAAAGGCAATAACACCTTGAGGAACATCAACCTAAGTGGAAACCGATTGGAAGGACCAGTGCCACGAAGCTTGCTCAATTGTAGAAACTTGGAAATTCTAGACTTGGGCAACAACATGATAAATGACACTTTCCCACAGTGGTTGGAATCTCTTCCAATGCTACAGGTTCTTGTATTGAGGTGTAATAAGTTTCACGGTTCCATTGATACCCTTAGTGTTATAAGATTTCCATTTCCAAAGTTGAGAATCATGGACCTGTCCAACAATCAACTCAATGGTGTTTTGCCAAGACAATATTTTGAGACTTTCTCAGCTATGTTGGATGGACATGTGGATAAACTGAGATACATGGGGCAAAACTTTTATGCAGGTCGCTATTATCAAGATTCTGTTTCAGTGACAATCAAAGGCTTTGATGTGGAATTGGAAAACATCCAAAACATCTTCACAGCCATTGATTTTTCAAGAAACAATTTCAAAGGGAAGATTCCGAAATCTATAGGAAATCTCAAAGGTCTCAAAGGGCTGAATTTCTCTCACAACAAAATAAGTGGTCACATTCCACGGTCATTGAGAAATTTGACAAATCTGGAATGGCTAGATCTCTCCTGCAATAAGCTTTCTGGTAAGATTCCGGGGCAACTAACAGAAATGACGTCGCTAGAAGTCTTGAATCTTTCACAAAACCAACTTGCGGGAGCCATACCTCGAGGCAATCAATTTGGCACTTTCGACAATGCTTCCTATATTGGAAATCCAGGATTATGTGGATTTCCATTGTCTAAAACATGTGAAAATGACAGAGCACAACAACCACCTCCATCAAAAGGTGATCATTTGGAGGCTGCAAATGGATTTGATTGGAAGTTTGCAATATTGTTGGGATATGGATGTGGATTAGTGATTGGAATATCAGTGGGGTATATGTTGTTTTCGGACAAAAGACTAGCTTGTTTCATTAGAAAAGTTGGAGGAGAGCGATGGATTGAATTGCTAAAAGcacgaaagaagaagaagaagaaggctcACTTCAACACCAGAAGAAGAAATCGCTAG